From a single Methanomicrobium sp. W14 genomic region:
- the hmdB gene encoding 5,10-methenyltetrahydromethanopterin hydrogenase cofactor biosynthesis protein HmdB, whose amino-acid sequence MIEDILKMAECGIRPGKSDVLRLFQPKNDDEFSKIIDTAFGIKKQYSKTVKLTSTIHITNECSITPKCKYCGFAAGTSPDGYYKPFFKTDEEILRASVKIEESGIPRVSCSGGHGFGGKQAVKAASIVKENTSLELLVNVGFDLDKNSLEELAGYGTDTVCCNLETTNEAIFSYLKPGESLRGRIDVCRKICDSGIELSSGLLIGIGESYEDRFNHLNFLGEFSGLGEIPIMGFNPYRGTPMENCPPCPLREQMLTIAVTRILFPEIRITVPTPTIGPENVRYSLMAGADNLATVIPVNYPLEVKGVGSPVCGTLDGVLKVVEEMELSPQIRFSKKSQRRIVPVGQVIRHE is encoded by the coding sequence ATGATTGAAGATATCCTGAAAATGGCGGAGTGTGGGATAAGACCTGGCAAAAGTGATGTTTTGCGCCTCTTCCAGCCGAAAAATGATGATGAATTCTCAAAAATAATTGATACTGCCTTTGGAATTAAAAAGCAATACAGCAAAACCGTAAAACTGACATCTACAATTCATATTACAAACGAGTGCAGTATCACACCTAAATGCAAGTACTGCGGTTTTGCCGCAGGGACATCTCCTGACGGGTACTATAAGCCGTTTTTTAAGACCGACGAAGAAATACTCCGGGCCTCGGTAAAGATTGAGGAGTCGGGCATCCCGAGGGTCAGCTGTTCCGGGGGTCACGGGTTCGGGGGGAAGCAGGCAGTTAAGGCCGCTTCTATCGTAAAGGAAAATACATCTCTTGAACTTTTAGTCAATGTAGGGTTTGACCTGGACAAAAACTCTCTTGAAGAACTGGCCGGCTACGGAACGGATACGGTATGCTGCAATCTTGAGACGACAAATGAAGCGATATTCAGTTACTTAAAGCCGGGTGAGTCACTTAGAGGCCGGATAGATGTGTGCAGAAAGATATGCGACAGCGGCATAGAGCTCTCGTCAGGACTTCTTATAGGAATAGGCGAATCTTATGAAGACCGTTTCAATCACCTGAATTTCCTGGGGGAATTTTCAGGTCTCGGAGAAATTCCTATAATGGGCTTCAATCCTTACAGGGGTACACCTATGGAAAACTGCCCTCCGTGTCCGTTAAGGGAGCAGATGCTTACAATAGCGGTAACCAGGATATTGTTCCCTGAAATCAGGATTACCGTCCCGACACCTACCATAGGGCCTGAAAACGTCAGGTATTCCCTGATGGCCGGTGCTGATAATCTTGCCACAGTAATCCCTGTAAATTATCCTCTTGAAGTGAAAGGTGTCGGCTCTCCTGTCTGCGGAACGCTTGACGGCGTCCTGAAAGTCGTAGAAGAAATGGAATTAAGTCCGCAGATCCGGTTTTCCAAAAAGTCGCAGAGAAGAATAGTTCCTGTCGGTCAGGTAATACGGCATGAGTAG